One region of Streptomyces leeuwenhoekii genomic DNA includes:
- the nuoL gene encoding NADH-quinone oxidoreductase subunit L: MNTENLIALLVAAPLLGAAVLLCGGRRLDAVGHWVGTLLAAASFVLGLVLFTDMLGEDAAHRTLTQHLFSWIPVEGFQADVAFRLDQLSMTFVLLITGVGSLIHLYSIGYMEHDERRRRFFGYLNLFLAAMLILVLADNYLLLYVGWEGVGLASYLLIGFWQHKPSAATAAKKAFLVNRVGDMGLSIAIMLMFLWFGTFAFGPVLGTHEEAGLAGGAGEGKLTAIALMLLLAACGKSAQVPLQSWLGDAMEGPTPVSALIHAATMVTAGVYLIVRSGAIFNGAPDAQLVVAIVGAVTLLFGAIVGCAKDDIKKALAGSTMSQIGYMVLAAGLGPIGYVFAIMHLVTHGFFKAGLFLGAGSVMHGMNDEVDMRRYGGLRKYMPVTFVTFGLGYLAIIGFPGLSGFFSKDKIIEASFAKGGTEGWILGAVALLGAAVTAYYMTRVMLMTFFGEERWRHAPTPSPARPDVEPAAETRGEYTPPHPHESPKVMTVPMIVLAVGSVAGGAFFSIGDRFLHWLEPITGHDHGHAPISALTVTLATVAVMVVGVALAWAQYGRRPVPAVAPRGSLLTRAARRDLLQDDFNHVVLVRGGEHLTRSLVYVDHTLVDGVVNGTAASVGGLSGRMRRLQNGFARSYAVSMFGGAAVLVAATLLMRAV, translated from the coding sequence ATGAACACTGAGAACCTGATTGCGCTGCTGGTGGCGGCGCCCCTGCTCGGAGCCGCGGTCCTGCTGTGCGGCGGACGCCGGCTGGACGCGGTCGGCCACTGGGTCGGCACGCTGCTGGCGGCCGCCTCGTTCGTGCTCGGCCTCGTCCTCTTCACCGACATGCTCGGCGAGGACGCTGCCCACCGCACGCTGACGCAGCACCTGTTCAGCTGGATCCCCGTGGAGGGCTTCCAGGCCGACGTCGCCTTCCGGCTCGACCAGCTGTCGATGACGTTCGTGCTGCTGATCACCGGCGTCGGCTCCCTGATCCACCTGTACTCGATCGGGTACATGGAGCACGACGAGCGCCGCCGCCGCTTCTTCGGCTATCTGAACCTGTTCCTCGCGGCGATGCTGATCCTCGTCCTCGCCGACAACTACCTGCTGCTGTACGTCGGCTGGGAGGGCGTCGGCCTCGCCTCCTACCTGCTGATCGGCTTCTGGCAGCACAAGCCCAGCGCCGCCACGGCCGCCAAGAAGGCGTTCCTGGTCAACCGGGTCGGCGACATGGGCCTGTCGATCGCGATCATGCTGATGTTCCTCTGGTTCGGCACCTTCGCCTTCGGGCCGGTGCTCGGCACCCACGAGGAGGCCGGACTCGCCGGCGGCGCCGGTGAGGGCAAGCTGACGGCGATCGCCCTGATGCTGCTGCTCGCGGCCTGCGGCAAGTCCGCCCAGGTGCCGCTGCAGTCCTGGCTCGGGGACGCGATGGAGGGCCCCACCCCGGTCTCGGCCCTCATCCACGCCGCCACCATGGTGACCGCGGGCGTCTACCTGATCGTCCGCTCCGGCGCGATCTTCAACGGCGCCCCCGATGCACAGCTCGTCGTCGCCATCGTCGGCGCGGTCACGCTGCTGTTCGGTGCGATCGTCGGTTGCGCCAAGGACGACATCAAGAAGGCGCTGGCCGGCTCGACCATGTCGCAGATCGGCTACATGGTGCTGGCCGCGGGCCTCGGCCCGATCGGATACGTCTTCGCGATCATGCACCTGGTGACGCACGGCTTCTTCAAGGCCGGGCTGTTCCTCGGCGCCGGTTCCGTCATGCACGGCATGAACGACGAGGTCGACATGCGCCGCTACGGCGGCCTCAGGAAGTACATGCCGGTCACCTTCGTCACCTTCGGCCTCGGCTACCTCGCCATCATCGGCTTCCCGGGCCTGTCCGGCTTCTTCTCCAAGGACAAGATCATCGAGGCGTCGTTCGCCAAGGGCGGCACCGAGGGCTGGATCCTCGGCGCCGTGGCCCTGCTCGGCGCGGCCGTCACGGCGTACTACATGACGCGCGTGATGCTGATGACGTTCTTCGGCGAGGAGCGCTGGCGCCACGCCCCGACGCCGTCCCCGGCCCGGCCGGACGTGGAGCCCGCCGCCGAGACCCGCGGCGAGTACACCCCGCCGCACCCGCACGAGTCGCCGAAGGTCATGACGGTCCCGATGATCGTGCTGGCCGTCGGATCGGTGGCCGGGGGCGCCTTCTTCAGCATCGGCGACCGCTTCCTGCACTGGCTGGAGCCCATCACCGGGCACGACCACGGGCACGCGCCGATCAGCGCCCTGACGGTCACGCTCGCCACGGTCGCCGTGATGGTCGTCGGCGTGGCGCTCGCCTGGGCGCAGTACGGCCGCCGCCCGGTCCCCGCCGTCGCCCCGCGCGGGTCGCTGCTCACCCGGGCCGCCCGGCGCGACCTGCTCCAGGACGACTTCAACCACGTGGTCCTGGTCCGCGGCGGCGAGCACCTCACCCGCTCCCTGGTGTACGTCGACCACACCCTGGTCGACGGCGTCGTCAACGGCACGGCGGCCTCGGTCGGCGGCC
- the nuoK gene encoding NADH-quinone oxidoreductase subunit NuoK, with protein MSPVNYLYLAALLFTIGATGVLIRRNAIVVFMCVELMLNACNLAFVAFSRMHGNLDGQIIAFFTMVVAAAEVVVGLAIIVSLFRSRHSASVDDASLMKL; from the coding sequence GTGAGTCCCGTCAACTACCTCTATCTCGCGGCCCTGCTCTTCACGATCGGTGCCACGGGCGTGCTGATCCGGCGCAACGCGATCGTCGTCTTCATGTGCGTCGAGCTGATGCTCAACGCCTGCAACCTCGCGTTCGTCGCCTTCTCCCGGATGCACGGCAACCTCGACGGCCAGATCATCGCGTTCTTCACGATGGTCGTCGCCGCCGCGGAGGTCGTGGTCGGGCTCGCGATCATCGTGTCCCTGTTCCGTTCCCGCCACTCGGCCTCGGTCGACGACGCCAGCCTGATGAAGCTGTAA
- a CDS encoding NADH-quinone oxidoreductase subunit J — MTAQLAAYSTSTGEAVQFWVLGTVAVIGALCTVFMKRAVHSALCLAGTMIVLAVFYLANGAYFLGVVQIVVYTGAIMMLFLFVVMLVGVTAADSLKETIRGQRWLALLCGLGFGILLIAGIGNASLKEFSGIGQANAGGNVEGIASLLFTKYVFAFEITGALLITAAVGAMVLTHRERTERAKTQRELAEQRVREGTYLPPLPAPGVYARHNAVDIAGLLPDGTPSELTVSRTLRERGQIRDVSQEALGDLRALEQRAEERLERKGTVPPPFKRSEEASK, encoded by the coding sequence ATGACCGCCCAGCTCGCCGCGTACTCCACGTCCACCGGAGAGGCCGTCCAGTTCTGGGTCCTCGGCACGGTCGCCGTGATCGGCGCCCTGTGCACCGTCTTCATGAAGAGGGCCGTGCACAGCGCGCTCTGCCTGGCCGGCACCATGATCGTGCTGGCGGTGTTCTACCTCGCCAACGGCGCCTACTTCCTCGGCGTCGTGCAGATCGTCGTCTACACCGGCGCGATCATGATGCTGTTCCTCTTCGTGGTGATGCTCGTCGGCGTCACCGCGGCGGACTCCCTGAAGGAGACCATCAGGGGCCAGCGCTGGCTCGCCCTGCTGTGCGGGCTCGGCTTCGGCATCCTGCTGATCGCCGGCATCGGCAACGCCTCTCTCAAGGAGTTCAGCGGCATCGGCCAGGCGAACGCGGGCGGCAACGTGGAGGGCATCGCGTCCCTCCTCTTCACGAAGTACGTCTTCGCCTTCGAGATCACCGGGGCCCTGCTCATCACCGCGGCGGTCGGCGCCATGGTGCTCACCCACCGGGAGCGCACCGAGCGCGCCAAGACCCAGCGCGAGCTGGCCGAGCAGCGGGTCCGGGAGGGCACGTACCTGCCGCCGCTGCCGGCGCCCGGGGTCTACGCCCGGCACAACGCCGTCGACATCGCCGGCCTGCTGCCCGACGGCACCCCGTCCGAGCTCACCGTCAGCAGGACGCTGCGCGAGCGCGGCCAGATCCGTGACGTGTCCCAGGAGGCCCTGGGCGACCTGCGGGCCCTGGAGCAGCGTGCCGAGGAGCGCCTGGAGCGCAAGGGCACCGTTCCGCCGCCCTTCAAGCGGTCCGAGGAGGCGTCGAAGTGA
- the nuoI gene encoding NADH-quinone oxidoreductase subunit NuoI, translating into MAEEPQEAGRAKPGFQNPVAGFGVTFKAMFKKRLTEQYPEQQKTTAPRFHGRHQLNRHPDGLEKCVGCELCAWACPADAIYVEGADNTDEERYSPGERYGRVYQINYARCILCGLCIEACPTRALTMTNEFELADSSRANLIYTKEQLLAGLEEDMVEPPHAMYPGTDEQDYYRGAVTGAAPGTTRQAARSEGEDVQEAASTFGTQEPASKKVIGR; encoded by the coding sequence ATGGCTGAGGAGCCCCAGGAGGCCGGGCGGGCCAAGCCCGGTTTCCAGAACCCGGTGGCCGGCTTCGGCGTGACCTTCAAGGCCATGTTCAAGAAGCGGCTGACCGAGCAGTACCCGGAGCAGCAGAAGACCACCGCTCCGCGCTTCCACGGACGGCACCAGCTCAACCGCCATCCGGACGGCCTGGAGAAGTGCGTCGGCTGCGAGCTGTGCGCCTGGGCGTGCCCCGCGGACGCGATCTACGTCGAGGGCGCGGACAACACCGACGAGGAGCGTTACTCGCCGGGCGAGCGGTACGGCCGCGTCTACCAGATCAACTACGCCCGCTGCATCCTGTGCGGGCTGTGCATCGAGGCGTGCCCCACGCGCGCGCTGACGATGACCAACGAGTTCGAGCTGGCGGACTCCAGCCGCGCCAACCTCATCTACACCAAGGAGCAGCTCCTCGCCGGTCTGGAGGAGGACATGGTCGAGCCGCCGCACGCCATGTACCCCGGCACGGACGAACAGGACTACTACCGGGGAGCGGTGACCGGTGCCGCGCCCGGGACGACGCGCCAGGCCGCCCGCTCCGAGGGCGAGGACGTCCAGGAGGCCGCCTCCACCTTCGGCACGCAGGAACCGGCGTCGAAGAAGGTGATCGGCCGATGA
- the nuoH gene encoding NADH-quinone oxidoreductase subunit NuoH, which translates to MSPYLAAEDLSMFGRDPWWLIAVKAVFCFAFLMVTVLIAIVMERKVVAWMQLRIGPNRHGPWGLLQSLADGIKLMLKEDVVVKRADKAVYVLAPIVAAIPAFMAIAVIPFGPSGNEISIFGQRTTMQLTDLPIAMLYILAVASVGIYGIVLAGWSSGSTYPLLGGLRSCAQMISYEIAMGAAFASVFLYSGSMSTSAIVEQQADRWYILLLPVSFLLYIVTMVGETNRAPFDMPESEGDLVGGFNTEYSSIKFAMFMLAEYVNMVTVSAVTTTLFLGGWRAPWPVSTFWEGANHGWWPLLWFVVKVQLLLFLFVWLRGTLPRVRYDQLMKLGWKVLIPVSLVWLMLVATIRALRNENYDFADIALYVCAGVLAVLLLSFVADLYRDKAKRAEPPAGEPAAFDPMAGGFPVPPLPGQELPPVPRRRPRRERELIVSGGPDTHSDGSVGGSTDGKEASDG; encoded by the coding sequence ATGAGCCCGTACCTCGCCGCTGAAGACCTCTCGATGTTCGGCCGCGACCCGTGGTGGCTGATCGCCGTCAAGGCGGTGTTCTGCTTCGCCTTCCTGATGGTGACCGTGCTGATCGCCATCGTCATGGAGCGCAAGGTCGTCGCCTGGATGCAGTTGCGCATCGGCCCCAACCGGCACGGCCCCTGGGGCTTGCTCCAGTCGCTCGCCGACGGCATCAAGCTGATGCTCAAGGAGGACGTCGTCGTCAAGCGCGCGGACAAGGCGGTGTACGTCCTCGCGCCGATCGTCGCGGCCATCCCGGCCTTCATGGCGATCGCGGTGATCCCCTTCGGCCCGTCCGGCAACGAGATCTCCATCTTCGGCCAGCGCACCACGATGCAGCTCACCGACCTGCCGATCGCGATGCTGTACATCCTCGCGGTCGCCTCGGTGGGCATCTACGGCATCGTGCTGGCGGGCTGGAGCTCGGGATCGACGTACCCGCTGCTCGGCGGGCTCCGCTCCTGCGCGCAGATGATCTCCTACGAGATCGCGATGGGCGCCGCGTTCGCCTCGGTGTTCCTCTACTCGGGCTCGATGTCGACGTCGGCCATCGTCGAGCAGCAGGCCGACCGCTGGTACATCCTGCTGCTGCCGGTCTCCTTCCTCCTCTACATCGTCACGATGGTCGGCGAGACCAACCGCGCCCCCTTCGACATGCCGGAGTCCGAGGGCGACCTGGTCGGCGGCTTCAACACGGAGTACTCGTCGATCAAGTTCGCGATGTTCATGCTCGCCGAGTACGTGAACATGGTGACGGTCTCCGCGGTGACCACCACGCTCTTCCTGGGCGGCTGGCGGGCGCCCTGGCCCGTCAGCACCTTCTGGGAGGGCGCCAACCACGGCTGGTGGCCGCTGCTCTGGTTCGTCGTCAAGGTCCAGTTGCTGCTCTTCCTCTTCGTCTGGCTGCGCGGCACGCTCCCGCGCGTCCGCTACGACCAGCTCATGAAGCTCGGCTGGAAGGTCCTCATCCCGGTCTCCCTGGTGTGGCTGATGCTGGTCGCCACCATCCGGGCCCTGCGGAACGAGAACTACGACTTCGCCGACATCGCCCTGTACGTCTGCGCCGGCGTCCTCGCGGTGCTGCTGCTCTCCTTCGTCGCCGACCTGTACCGCGACAAGGCCAAGCGGGCCGAGCCGCCCGCCGGGGAGCCGGCCGCCTTCGACCCGATGGCCGGCGGCTTCCCCGTACCGCCGCTGCCGGGGCAGGAGCTGCCGCCGGTGCCGCGCCGCCGCCCGCGCCGGGAGCGGGAGTTGATTGTCAGTGGCGGGCCCGATACTCACAGTGACGGATCTGTGGGCGGTTCTACGGATGGAAAGGAGGCGTCCGATGGCTGA
- a CDS encoding NADH-quinone oxidoreductase subunit G, giving the protein MTVTTSAPSSGGEAARPPEDLVTLTIDGIEISVPKGTLVIRAAEQLGIEIPRFCDHPLLDPAGACRQCIVEVEGQRKPMASCTITCTDGMVVKTHLTSPVAEKAQKGVMELLLINHPLDCPVCDKGGECPLQNQAMSHGNAESRFEGRKRTYEKPVPISTQVLLDRERCVLCARCTRFSNQIAGDPMIELVERGALQQVGTGEGDPFESYFSGNTIQICPVGALTSAAYRFRSRPFDLVSSPSVCEHCSGGCATRTDHRRGKVMRRLAAHDPEVNEEWICDKGRFAFRYAQQRDRLRTPLVRNAEGELEPASWPDALQIAAQGLLASRGRTGVLTGGRLTVEDAYAYSKFARVALDTNDIDFRARVHSGEEADFLAARVAGRGRDLDGAGVTYTALEKAPAVLLAGFEAEEEAPGVFLRLRKAWRGHGQQVFALATHATRGLEKAGGTLLPAAPGTETEWLDALAAGVGLDEDGSRAAEALRAEGAVIVVGERLAGVAGGLTAAVRAAAATGAHLAWIPRRAGERGAVEAGALPSLLPGGRPATDPRAREEVAAVWGVAGLPHRYGRDTGQIIEAAATGELQALLVAGVEVADLPDPARARAALAEAGFLVSLELRPSEVSALADVVLPVAAVAEKAGTFLNWEGRVRLFEAALKPDQMAHRLPPTDARVLQMLADAMDVHLGLPDLRTVRAELDRLGVWDGPRATEPLETAGPLPRPAAGEAVLAGHRLLLDQGLLQQGDEALAGTRHAAHARVSPATAAEVGVEDGDVLAVTGPAGSVALPLRVTEMPDRVVWLPLNSTGGGVAADTGALPGSLVRIGPAKSAAEAPQEVEA; this is encoded by the coding sequence ATGACTGTGACCACCAGCGCTCCCTCCTCGGGGGGCGAGGCGGCACGCCCGCCGGAAGACCTCGTGACCCTGACGATCGACGGCATCGAGATCAGCGTGCCCAAGGGCACCCTGGTCATCCGGGCCGCCGAGCAGCTCGGCATCGAGATCCCCCGGTTCTGCGACCACCCGCTCCTCGATCCGGCCGGCGCCTGCCGCCAGTGCATCGTCGAGGTCGAGGGCCAGCGCAAGCCCATGGCGTCCTGCACCATCACCTGCACCGACGGGATGGTGGTCAAGACCCACCTCACCTCGCCGGTCGCGGAGAAGGCCCAAAAGGGTGTGATGGAGCTGCTGCTCATCAACCACCCGCTGGACTGCCCGGTGTGCGACAAGGGCGGCGAGTGCCCGCTGCAGAACCAGGCGATGTCGCACGGCAACGCCGAGTCCCGCTTCGAGGGCAGGAAGCGCACGTACGAGAAGCCCGTGCCGATCTCCACGCAGGTGCTGCTCGACCGGGAGCGGTGCGTGCTGTGCGCGCGCTGCACCCGCTTCTCCAACCAGATCGCCGGCGACCCGATGATCGAGCTGGTCGAGCGGGGCGCGCTCCAGCAGGTCGGCACCGGCGAGGGCGACCCGTTCGAGTCGTACTTCTCCGGCAACACCATCCAGATCTGCCCGGTCGGCGCGCTGACCTCGGCGGCGTACCGGTTCCGCTCCCGTCCCTTCGACCTGGTCTCCTCGCCGTCGGTGTGCGAGCACTGCTCCGGCGGCTGCGCCACCCGCACCGACCACCGGCGCGGCAAGGTCATGCGGCGCCTGGCCGCCCACGACCCCGAGGTCAACGAGGAGTGGATCTGCGACAAGGGGCGCTTCGCGTTCCGGTACGCGCAACAGCGGGACCGTCTCCGGACGCCGCTGGTGCGCAACGCGGAGGGCGAGCTGGAACCGGCCTCCTGGCCGGACGCGCTGCAGATCGCCGCACAGGGGCTGCTCGCCTCCCGGGGCCGCACCGGCGTCCTGACCGGCGGGCGGCTCACCGTGGAGGACGCCTACGCGTACAGCAAGTTCGCGCGCGTGGCGCTCGACACCAACGACATCGACTTCCGCGCCCGTGTGCACAGCGGCGAGGAGGCCGACTTCCTGGCCGCCCGGGTCGCCGGACGCGGACGCGACCTCGACGGCGCCGGTGTCACCTACACCGCGCTGGAGAAGGCGCCCGCCGTGCTGCTGGCCGGCTTCGAGGCCGAGGAGGAGGCGCCCGGCGTCTTCCTGCGGCTGCGCAAGGCGTGGCGGGGGCACGGACAGCAGGTGTTCGCGCTGGCCACCCACGCCACCCGCGGTCTGGAGAAGGCCGGGGGCACGCTGCTGCCGGCCGCGCCCGGCACCGAGACCGAGTGGCTGGACGCGCTCGCCGCCGGTGTCGGCCTGGACGAGGACGGCAGCCGGGCCGCCGAGGCGCTGCGCGCCGAGGGCGCCGTGATCGTCGTCGGTGAGCGCCTGGCGGGCGTCGCCGGCGGTCTCACCGCGGCCGTGCGGGCCGCCGCCGCGACCGGCGCCCACCTGGCGTGGATCCCGCGCCGGGCGGGCGAGCGCGGCGCGGTCGAGGCGGGAGCGCTGCCGTCCCTGTTGCCGGGCGGGCGCCCGGCCACCGACCCGCGCGCGCGGGAGGAGGTCGCCGCCGTCTGGGGCGTGGCCGGACTGCCGCACCGCTACGGCCGCGACACCGGCCAGATCATCGAGGCCGCCGCCACGGGCGAACTCCAGGCCCTGCTGGTGGCGGGCGTGGAGGTGGCCGACCTGCCGGACCCGGCACGCGCGCGTGCCGCGCTCGCCGAGGCCGGTTTCCTGGTCTCGCTGGAGCTGCGGCCCAGCGAGGTCAGCGCGCTCGCCGACGTGGTGCTGCCCGTGGCGGCGGTCGCGGAGAAGGCCGGGACCTTCCTCAACTGGGAGGGCCGGGTCCGCCTCTTCGAGGCCGCGCTCAAGCCCGACCAGATGGCGCACCGCCTGCCGCCCACCGACGCGCGGGTGCTGCAGATGCTCGCCGACGCCATGGACGTCCACCTGGGCCTGCCCGACCTGCGGACCGTGCGCGCGGAACTGGACCGGCTCGGCGTCTGGGACGGCCCGCGGGCCACCGAACCCCTGGAGACGGCGGGGCCGCTGCCTCGGCCGGCCGCCGGGGAGGCCGTGCTCGCCGGGCACCGGCTCCTGCTCGACCAGGGCCTGCTCCAGCAGGGCGACGAGGCGCTCGCCGGGACCCGTCACGCCGCACACGCGCGCGTGTCGCCCGCCACGGCCGCCGAGGTGGGGGTCGAGGACGGCGACGTCCTCGCGGTGACCGGCCCCGCCGGCTCCGTCGCCCTCCCGCTGCGGGTCACCGAGATGCCCGACCGCGTGGTGTGGCTCCCGCTGAACTCCACCGGCGGCGGCGTCGCCGCCGACACCGGGGCGCTGCCCGGCTCCCTCGTCCGCATCGGCCCGGCGAAATCCGCCGCCGAGGCTCCCCAGGAGGTGGAGGCATGA
- the nuoF gene encoding NADH-quinone oxidoreductase subunit NuoF encodes MMTVATEIKDTSPEKLLAPVLSAFWDEERSWTLDVYRRHEGYEGLRKALAMSPDDVIAYVKDSGLRGRGGAGFPTGMKWQFIPQGDGKPHYLVVNADESEPGTCKDIPLLFANPHSLIEGIVIACYAIRSSHAFIYLRGEVVPVLRRLHEAVREAYAAGYLGTDILGSGLDLELTVHAGAGAYICGEETALLDSLEGRRGQPRLRPPFPAVAGLYACPTVVNNVESIASVPAIMHRGKEWFRSMGSEKSPGFTLYSLSGHVASPGQYEAPLGITLRQLLEMSGGMRPGHRLKFWTPGGSSTPMFTDEHLDVPLDYEAVGAAGSMLGTKALQCFDETTCVVRAVTRWTEFYAHESCGKCTPCREGTYWLVQLLRDIEAGKGVMSDLDKLNDIADNINGKSFCALGDGAASPIFSSLKYFREEYEEHITGRGCPFDPAKSTAWADHRTEVNA; translated from the coding sequence GTGATGACCGTGGCGACCGAGATCAAGGACACCAGCCCGGAGAAGCTGCTCGCACCCGTGCTGTCGGCCTTCTGGGACGAGGAGAGGTCCTGGACGCTCGACGTCTACCGGCGGCACGAGGGGTACGAGGGGCTCCGCAAGGCGCTGGCCATGTCACCGGACGACGTGATCGCCTACGTGAAGGACTCCGGTCTGCGCGGACGCGGCGGCGCCGGCTTCCCCACGGGCATGAAGTGGCAGTTCATCCCGCAAGGGGACGGCAAGCCCCACTACCTGGTGGTCAACGCCGACGAATCGGAGCCGGGCACCTGCAAGGACATCCCGCTCCTCTTCGCCAACCCGCACAGCCTCATCGAGGGCATCGTGATCGCGTGCTACGCCATCCGGTCGTCGCACGCCTTCATCTATCTGCGGGGAGAGGTCGTCCCCGTCCTGCGGCGGCTGCACGAGGCCGTGCGCGAGGCGTACGCGGCGGGCTACCTCGGCACGGACATCCTCGGCAGCGGACTCGACCTCGAACTCACCGTGCACGCGGGCGCGGGCGCGTACATCTGCGGTGAGGAGACCGCGCTGCTGGACTCGCTCGAGGGCCGGCGCGGACAGCCGCGGCTGCGTCCCCCCTTCCCCGCCGTCGCGGGCCTGTACGCGTGCCCCACCGTGGTGAACAACGTCGAGTCGATCGCCTCGGTTCCCGCGATCATGCACCGGGGCAAGGAGTGGTTCCGCTCGATGGGGAGCGAGAAGTCCCCGGGCTTCACGCTCTACTCCCTCTCCGGCCACGTCGCGAGCCCCGGCCAGTACGAGGCGCCGCTCGGGATCACGCTGCGCCAGCTCCTGGAGATGAGCGGCGGCATGCGCCCCGGGCACCGCCTGAAGTTCTGGACGCCGGGGGGCTCCTCGACCCCGATGTTCACCGACGAGCACCTCGACGTCCCGCTCGACTACGAGGCAGTGGGTGCCGCGGGCTCCATGCTCGGCACGAAGGCCCTCCAGTGCTTCGACGAGACGACCTGCGTCGTCCGGGCCGTCACCCGCTGGACCGAGTTCTACGCCCACGAGTCCTGCGGCAAGTGCACGCCCTGCCGCGAGGGCACGTACTGGCTGGTGCAGTTGCTGCGCGACATCGAGGCCGGCAAGGGCGTCATGTCCGACCTCGACAAGCTGAACGACATCGCCGACAACATCAACGGCAAGTCCTTCTGCGCCCTCGGCGACGGCGCCGCCTCGCCGATCTTCTCCTCCCTCAAGTACTTCCGCGAGGAGTACGAGGAGCACATCACGGGCCGCGGCTGCCCGTTCGACCCCGCCAAGTCCACGGCCTGGGCCGATCACCGTACGGAGGTGAACGCATGA
- the nuoE gene encoding NADH-quinone oxidoreductase subunit NuoE, with the protein MTTSSSERGVSLGMPELPAPEYPDDVRARLEADAREVIARYPDSRSALLPLLHLVQSEEGHVTRTGMRFCADMLGLTTAEVTAVATFYTMYRRRPSGDYQVGVCTNTLCAVMGGDAIFEELQEHLGVGNGETTDDGKVTLEHIECNAACDYAPVVMVNWEFFDNQTPASAKRLVDDLRAGRAVTPTRGAPLCTFKETARILAGFPDEREGAVEAGGSAGPASLVGLKLAKGESAPARVVHPRGAASAGAPPHEPSPAEHLSSHDAPQDTSASDPAHPAGPTAEEGE; encoded by the coding sequence GTGACCACCAGTTCCTCGGAGCGGGGCGTCAGCCTGGGCATGCCCGAACTGCCCGCGCCCGAATACCCGGACGACGTCCGCGCCCGGCTGGAGGCCGACGCGCGCGAGGTCATCGCCCGCTACCCGGACTCCCGCTCCGCCCTGCTGCCGCTGCTGCACCTGGTGCAGTCGGAGGAGGGCCACGTCACCCGCACCGGCATGCGGTTCTGCGCGGACATGCTCGGCCTGACCACGGCCGAGGTGACCGCGGTCGCCACCTTCTACACCATGTACCGGCGCCGGCCCAGCGGCGACTACCAGGTCGGCGTCTGCACCAACACCCTGTGCGCCGTCATGGGCGGCGACGCCATCTTCGAAGAGCTCCAGGAGCACCTGGGCGTCGGCAACGGCGAGACCACCGACGACGGCAAGGTCACCCTGGAGCACATCGAGTGCAACGCGGCCTGCGACTACGCGCCGGTCGTGATGGTCAACTGGGAGTTCTTCGACAACCAGACGCCCGCCAGCGCAAAACGCCTCGTCGACGACCTGCGCGCGGGACGCGCGGTCACCCCGACGCGCGGAGCGCCGCTGTGCACCTTCAAGGAGACGGCGCGGATCCTGGCCGGCTTCCCCGACGAGCGGGAGGGCGCCGTCGAGGCGGGCGGCAGCGCCGGGCCCGCCTCCCTCGTCGGCCTGAAGCTGGCCAAGGGCGAGAGCGCTCCCGCGCGCGTGGTGCACCCGCGCGGCGCGGCCTCCGCCGGCGCGCCGCCGCACGAGCCGTCCCCGGCCGAGCACCTGAGCTCGCACGACGCGCCCCAGGACACCTCGGCCTCCGACCCCGCGCACCCCGCCGGGCCCACCGCCGAGGAGGGGGAGTGA